A window from Streptomyces sp. NBC_00299 encodes these proteins:
- a CDS encoding DUF6082 family protein — protein sequence MATRKHSARRLGSAALSLLLATATLASRQRRLDAARLEERRLALEELAVRRKALAHQQRMHWELLARAIDDPSLAAVIDTYDKSIPAEKRRQFFYANAWYVHLYHLYRAGILDRDELYEYLREFFQSPVFREYWTASKAQRATLNESSEEAKIGRMVDGLVRDLDEADTDEWWVVGEPPSG from the coding sequence ATGGCCACACGGAAGCACTCGGCGAGGAGGCTGGGCTCGGCCGCACTGAGCCTGCTGCTCGCCACGGCCACGCTGGCGTCGCGTCAGCGTCGCCTCGACGCGGCACGCCTGGAGGAGAGGCGACTGGCACTCGAGGAGTTGGCAGTCCGCCGAAAGGCGCTCGCTCACCAGCAGCGCATGCACTGGGAGTTACTGGCCCGAGCGATCGACGATCCTTCACTGGCGGCTGTGATCGACACCTACGACAAAAGCATCCCAGCGGAGAAGCGGCGGCAGTTTTTCTATGCCAATGCGTGGTACGTCCACCTCTACCACCTTTACCGGGCGGGAATCCTGGATCGGGATGAGTTGTACGAATATCTGCGCGAGTTCTTTCAGAGCCCCGTGTTCCGCGAATACTGGACGGCGTCAAAGGCTCAGCGCGCGACCCTCAATGAATCGTCCGAGGAAGCGAAAATCGGACGTATGGTCGACGGCCTGGTCAGGGACCTCGACGAGGCCGATACGGACGAGTGGTGGGTTGTGGGCGAACCGCCGTCCGGCTGA
- a CDS encoding solute symporter family protein — protein MTHDHQTPALILFSLFVAITLAITTWVSRNRRGSAEEFYAGGRLFSPMENGFAIAGDYMSAASFLGISGLIALFGYDGMLYSVGFLVAWLVVLFLVAELVRNCGRFTLADVVAARMRERPVRIALGTSSVTVSVLYLVAQMVGAGTLVALLLGGKGEAVQAWTVIGVGALMVIYVSLGGMRATTWIQIVKSVLLLGGTVALTVLVLLRFHGDFDRLLVTAAERSGHGAAFLAPGLKYGVDWTARFDFISLGLALVLGTAGLPHILSRFYTVPTARAARRSVVWAIGLIGGFYLMTIVLGFGAAAIVGPEAVRGSNAAGNTAVPLLALDLGGGADSTGGTVLFAIVAAIAFATILAVVAGITLASSASVAHDLYASLRPRRAKPRNEVAVARVAAVGIGVVAIALGLLARDLNVAFLVGLAFAVAASANLPVLLYSLFWRDFTTRGAVWAVYGGLIPAVVLVALSPVVSGSPESLFPGVDFQYFPLQNPGLVSIPLGFVAGWLGTLISSEAPDEAKHAEVEVRSLTGAGAA, from the coding sequence GTGACGCACGACCACCAGACGCCGGCGCTGATTCTGTTCAGCCTGTTCGTCGCGATCACGCTGGCGATCACGACCTGGGTGAGCCGCAACCGGCGTGGTTCCGCAGAGGAGTTCTACGCGGGCGGCCGGCTCTTCTCGCCCATGGAGAATGGTTTTGCCATCGCGGGTGACTACATGTCGGCCGCCTCCTTCCTCGGCATCTCCGGGCTCATCGCCCTCTTCGGCTACGACGGGATGCTGTACTCGGTGGGCTTCCTCGTGGCCTGGCTGGTGGTGCTGTTCCTCGTCGCCGAACTCGTGCGCAACTGCGGGCGGTTCACGCTCGCCGACGTGGTCGCCGCGCGAATGCGAGAGCGCCCCGTGCGGATCGCGCTGGGAACTTCCTCGGTCACCGTGTCCGTTCTGTATCTGGTGGCGCAGATGGTGGGCGCGGGCACCCTGGTCGCGCTGCTGCTCGGGGGCAAGGGCGAGGCGGTGCAGGCCTGGACCGTCATCGGCGTCGGCGCGCTCATGGTGATCTATGTGTCGTTGGGAGGGATGCGGGCCACCACCTGGATCCAGATCGTCAAGTCGGTCCTGCTGCTCGGCGGCACCGTGGCGTTGACCGTGCTCGTCCTGCTGCGCTTCCACGGCGACTTCGACCGGCTGCTGGTCACCGCGGCCGAGCGCAGTGGTCACGGCGCGGCGTTCCTGGCACCCGGGCTGAAGTACGGCGTTGACTGGACGGCCCGGTTCGACTTCATCAGCCTCGGCCTCGCGCTGGTGCTGGGCACAGCGGGGCTGCCGCACATCCTGTCCCGCTTCTACACCGTGCCCACCGCTCGCGCGGCACGGCGGTCGGTGGTGTGGGCGATCGGGCTCATCGGCGGCTTCTACCTGATGACGATCGTGCTCGGGTTCGGCGCGGCCGCGATCGTCGGGCCCGAGGCCGTACGCGGGTCGAACGCGGCCGGGAACACGGCAGTTCCGCTGCTCGCCCTCGATCTCGGCGGCGGCGCGGACTCCACGGGAGGAACGGTTCTCTTTGCCATCGTGGCCGCCATCGCCTTCGCCACGATCCTCGCCGTGGTCGCCGGAATCACGCTCGCCTCCTCGGCGTCCGTGGCCCACGACCTGTACGCCTCGCTACGGCCGCGGCGCGCCAAGCCCCGCAACGAAGTTGCCGTGGCGCGTGTCGCGGCGGTCGGCATCGGCGTGGTCGCGATCGCCCTCGGACTGCTGGCCCGCGACCTCAATGTCGCCTTCCTCGTGGGACTCGCCTTCGCCGTCGCCGCGTCCGCCAATCTGCCGGTGCTGCTCTACTCCTTGTTCTGGCGGGACTTCACCACGCGGGGCGCCGTATGGGCCGTCTACGGGGGCCTGATCCCGGCCGTGGTGCTGGTGGCGCTGTCGCCGGTCGTATCGGGCAGCCCCGAATCGCTGTTCCCTGGTGTCGACTTCCAGTACTTCCCCCTGCAGAACCCGGGGCTTGTCTCGATCCCGCTGGGCTTTGTCGCGGGCTGGCTCGGCACGCTCATCTCGTCCGAGGCACCCGACGAGGCCAAGCACGCGGAGGTCGAGGTGCGGTCGCTGACGGGGGCGGGGGCCGCATAG
- a CDS encoding CobW family GTP-binding protein: MSQSSRGPQQVPVVVLAGFLGSGKTTLLNHLLHRSGGTRIGAIVNDFGAIEIDAMAVAGALGDSTVSLGNGCLCCAVDSSELDVYLERLARPGTGIDVIVIEASGLAEPQELVRMVLASEHPGIVYGGLVEVVDAAEFEDTRAKHPEIDRHLALADLVVVNKLDRAEDGERVIGLVRELTDGAAVVPAAYARIDPEFLFDCRPGEERIGQLSFDDLHGHDEPHQDHTGHLHTGYDSLSFTSETPLDPRRLIAFLDSRPQGLYRIKGYVDFGPHDTVNRYAVHAVGPFLRFYPEPWPAADARLTQLVLIGSGIDTAALAKELEACKSDAPHADEHGMWGVLRYVQDPEDGAFEEA; this comes from the coding sequence TTGAGCCAGTCGAGCCGCGGTCCGCAGCAGGTTCCGGTCGTCGTCCTCGCCGGATTCCTTGGTTCCGGCAAGACGACTCTGCTCAACCACCTCCTTCACCGCAGCGGCGGCACCCGCATCGGCGCCATCGTCAACGACTTCGGTGCCATCGAGATCGACGCCATGGCCGTCGCCGGCGCGCTCGGCGACTCCACGGTCTCTCTCGGGAACGGCTGCCTGTGCTGTGCCGTCGACTCCAGTGAGCTGGACGTCTACCTGGAGCGGCTCGCCCGGCCCGGCACCGGCATCGACGTCATCGTCATCGAGGCCAGCGGGCTCGCCGAGCCCCAGGAACTCGTGCGCATGGTGCTCGCCAGCGAGCACCCGGGCATCGTGTACGGCGGACTCGTCGAGGTCGTCGACGCCGCCGAGTTCGAGGACACGCGCGCCAAGCACCCCGAGATCGACCGGCATCTCGCCCTCGCCGACCTCGTTGTCGTCAACAAGCTGGATCGTGCGGAGGACGGGGAGCGCGTCATCGGGCTGGTCCGCGAGCTCACCGACGGCGCCGCCGTCGTCCCCGCCGCCTACGCCCGTATCGACCCCGAGTTCCTCTTCGACTGCCGGCCCGGCGAGGAGCGCATCGGGCAGCTGTCCTTCGACGACCTGCATGGGCACGATGAGCCTCATCAGGACCACACCGGCCACCTGCACACCGGCTACGACAGCCTCTCCTTCACCTCCGAGACCCCCCTCGACCCGCGCCGGCTGATCGCCTTCCTCGACAGCAGGCCTCAGGGGCTGTACCGGATCAAGGGCTATGTCGACTTCGGACCGCACGACACCGTGAACCGCTACGCCGTGCACGCTGTCGGGCCGTTCCTGCGCTTCTACCCTGAGCCCTGGCCGGCCGCCGACGCCCGCCTCACCCAGCTCGTGCTCATCGGCTCCGGCATCGACACCGCTGCCCTGGCCAAGGAGCTGGAGGCGTGCAAGAGCGACGCCCCACACGCCGACGAGCACGGCATGTGGGGCGTCCTGCGCTACGTACAGGACCCGGAGGACGGGGCCTTCGAGGAGGCCTAG
- a CDS encoding sensor histidine kinase, with amino-acid sequence MSRTPSARRLRLALPRRMFAQVLLMQVAIAAGVAVLATGLFLAPLSDQLDDQAMRRALSIAQTTAAQPDIAEDLANTPATTGGPVQREAERIREATKAEYVVVMDRRGVRWSHPTPGEVGRIVSTDPGQALAGHEVMQIDDGTLGRTARGKVPLRDDDGRIIGAVSVGIAYDSVRARLLHAIPGLLAYAGGALAVGALAAWLISRRVQRQTRDLAFSDISALLAEREAMLHGIREGVVALDRTGRIRLLNDEARRLLGLGDEAVGRSLDEALGGGRTTDVLAGRVTGTDLLTVRGQRVLVANRMPTDDGGAVATLRDRTELEQLGRELDSTRGLIDALRAQDHEHANRMHTLLGLLELEMYDDAVEFVGEVVGDHRETAEQVAEKIQDPLLAALLVGKATVAAERGVALRLSDRTGLPDRLIDPRGLVTIVGNLVDNALDAAAGTAHPRVEVELRAEGRTATLRVRDTGPGIPEEQRELIFTEGWSTKKPPAHRERGIGLSLVRRFAERQGGTATVGEAAGGGAEFTVVLPEALAEPDLEPALAVPSDAQTVAEEESR; translated from the coding sequence ATGAGCCGCACTCCCTCCGCACGTCGCCTGCGCCTCGCTCTGCCCCGGCGGATGTTCGCGCAGGTGCTGCTGATGCAGGTGGCGATCGCCGCGGGAGTCGCGGTGCTCGCGACCGGTTTGTTTCTCGCCCCGCTCAGCGATCAGCTGGACGACCAGGCGATGCGGCGCGCGCTGTCGATCGCGCAGACCACCGCGGCACAGCCGGATATCGCCGAGGACCTGGCGAACACCCCCGCGACCACCGGCGGGCCGGTCCAGCGGGAGGCGGAGCGGATCCGCGAGGCCACCAAGGCCGAGTACGTCGTCGTGATGGACCGGCGCGGGGTGCGCTGGTCCCACCCCACCCCGGGCGAGGTCGGCAGAATCGTCTCGACCGACCCGGGCCAGGCCCTCGCCGGCCACGAGGTCATGCAGATCGACGACGGGACCCTGGGCCGCACCGCCCGCGGCAAGGTGCCGCTGCGCGACGACGACGGCAGGATCATCGGAGCCGTCTCGGTCGGTATCGCCTACGACAGCGTGCGGGCCCGTCTGCTGCACGCGATCCCGGGGCTGCTCGCCTACGCGGGCGGCGCCCTGGCGGTCGGCGCGCTGGCCGCCTGGCTCATCTCCCGCCGGGTCCAGCGGCAGACCCGCGACCTGGCCTTCTCCGACATCTCGGCGCTGCTCGCGGAGCGCGAGGCGATGCTGCACGGCATCCGGGAGGGTGTCGTCGCCCTGGACCGCACCGGCCGCATCCGCCTCCTCAACGACGAGGCGCGGCGCCTGCTGGGCCTCGGTGACGAGGCCGTCGGCCGGTCCCTCGACGAGGCGCTCGGCGGGGGCCGTACGACCGACGTGCTGGCCGGCCGGGTGACGGGCACCGATCTGCTCACGGTCCGCGGTCAGCGTGTCCTGGTCGCCAACCGCATGCCCACCGACGACGGCGGCGCCGTCGCCACCCTGCGCGACCGCACCGAGCTGGAGCAGCTCGGCCGGGAGCTCGACTCCACGCGCGGGCTGATCGACGCCCTGCGCGCCCAGGACCACGAGCACGCCAACCGCATGCACACGCTCCTCGGACTGCTCGAACTGGAGATGTACGACGACGCCGTGGAGTTCGTCGGCGAGGTGGTCGGCGACCACCGGGAAACCGCCGAGCAGGTCGCCGAGAAGATCCAGGACCCGCTGCTCGCCGCACTGTTGGTGGGCAAGGCGACCGTGGCGGCCGAGCGGGGCGTCGCGCTGCGTCTCTCGGACCGCACCGGGCTCCCGGACCGGCTGATCGACCCCAGGGGGCTCGTCACGATCGTCGGCAACCTCGTGGACAACGCTCTGGACGCCGCCGCGGGCACGGCGCACCCGCGCGTGGAGGTCGAACTGCGTGCCGAGGGGCGGACAGCGACCCTCCGGGTACGCGACACGGGGCCGGGAATCCCCGAGGAGCAGCGCGAGTTGATCTTCACCGAGGGGTGGTCCACCAAGAAGCCCCCGGCTCACCGTGAGCGCGGCATCGGCCTCTCCCTGGTGCGCAGGTTCGCCGAACGGCAGGGTGGCACCGCAACAGTGGGCGAGGCGGCCGGCGGCGGCGCGGAGTTCACTGTCGTCCTGCCCGAAGCACTGGCCGAGCCGGATCTGGAGCCTGCCCTCGCCGTGCCGTCAGATGCGCAGACCGTCGCCGAGGAGGAGTCGCGATGA
- a CDS encoding response regulator, whose amino-acid sequence MIEVLVVDDDTRVARVNAAYVEKVPGFHVAGEAHSAAEALRQVEELPRVDLVLMDHYLPDETGLAVVQEMRRRGHQADVIMVTAARDVSTVQAAMRHGALQYLVKPFAFAGLRAKLEAYGELRRTLDGGGEAEQAEVDRIFGALSASSEPDLPKGHSPTTAELVRRALMNAEGPLSAQEIAERTGVSRQTAQRYLKLLERTGRARLTLKYGDAGRPEHRYVWATRA is encoded by the coding sequence ATGATCGAGGTCCTGGTCGTGGACGACGACACGCGCGTGGCGCGGGTCAACGCCGCCTACGTCGAGAAGGTGCCGGGATTCCACGTGGCCGGCGAGGCGCACAGCGCGGCCGAAGCGCTTCGCCAGGTGGAGGAGCTGCCCCGCGTGGACCTGGTCCTCATGGATCACTATCTGCCCGACGAGACGGGCCTCGCGGTCGTCCAGGAGATGCGCCGGCGCGGCCACCAGGCCGACGTGATCATGGTGACGGCGGCGCGGGACGTGTCGACCGTGCAGGCGGCGATGCGGCACGGGGCGCTGCAGTACCTGGTCAAGCCGTTCGCCTTCGCGGGCCTGCGCGCCAAGCTGGAGGCGTACGGCGAACTGCGCCGCACCCTGGACGGCGGCGGCGAGGCGGAGCAGGCCGAGGTGGACCGCATTTTCGGCGCCCTGTCGGCGTCTTCGGAGCCCGACCTGCCCAAGGGCCACTCCCCCACCACCGCGGAACTCGTACGGCGCGCCCTGATGAACGCCGAAGGCCCGCTGTCGGCCCAGGAGATCGCCGAGCGGACCGGAGTGAGCCGTCAGACCGCCCAGCGCTATCTCAAGCTCCTGGAGCGTACGGGGCGGGCCCGGCTCACCCTCAAGTACGGTGACGCGGGTCGCCCGGAACACCGTTACGTGTGGGCGACCCGCGCCTGA
- a CDS encoding sucrase ferredoxin has product MSTCSTVSQDLDEPIAGTAATATTWLLLEQPGPWGAKALTQSHLDPALGRALEAAAQGTGVRIALIRRPGRHADCGTLAERRVYAAHTAPGNVWLHSATTRDPRQLLDLDFAALGKGDHRSFGSALQGQPHTRGPLALVCTNGKRDRCCALLGRPLAAELAASGVDGVWEVTHLGGHRFSPTLLVLPYGYAYGRAQAHAVKEVLHSVQEGRIVVQGCRGNSAWERPGQAAELAVRSAAGVYAAEALSVVRTDGAAPRWEVTVAHVDGRHWRVVVAQEASVPPRPESCGSVLGSPARMDVVAVRELTVTTAVAG; this is encoded by the coding sequence GTGAGTACGTGCTCAACCGTCTCGCAGGACCTCGACGAGCCCATCGCGGGGACTGCGGCGACCGCGACGACCTGGCTGTTGCTCGAGCAGCCCGGCCCGTGGGGTGCCAAGGCGCTCACGCAGAGCCACCTGGATCCCGCTCTGGGCCGTGCCCTGGAGGCGGCCGCGCAGGGCACGGGCGTGCGGATCGCGCTGATCCGCCGCCCCGGCCGGCACGCCGACTGCGGGACCCTGGCCGAGCGCCGGGTCTACGCGGCCCACACCGCACCCGGCAACGTATGGCTGCACTCCGCCACCACCCGCGACCCCCGGCAGCTGCTCGACCTGGACTTCGCCGCGCTCGGCAAGGGCGACCACCGCTCCTTCGGCTCGGCGCTCCAGGGGCAGCCCCACACCAGGGGCCCGCTCGCGCTCGTGTGCACCAACGGCAAGCGCGACCGCTGCTGCGCGCTCCTCGGCCGCCCTCTCGCCGCCGAGCTCGCCGCCTCCGGCGTGGACGGCGTCTGGGAGGTCACCCATCTGGGCGGCCACCGGTTCTCACCGACGTTGCTCGTGCTGCCGTACGGCTATGCCTACGGGCGGGCGCAGGCCCACGCCGTCAAAGAGGTCCTGCACAGCGTTCAGGAGGGCCGGATCGTCGTGCAGGGGTGCCGCGGGAACTCGGCCTGGGAGCGACCGGGCCAGGCGGCCGAGCTGGCCGTGCGCTCGGCCGCGGGTGTGTACGCCGCCGAAGCCCTGAGTGTCGTGCGCACGGACGGCGCGGCCCCGCGGTGGGAAGTGACGGTCGCGCACGTGGACGGGCGCCACTGGCGGGTCGTCGTCGCACAGGAGGCGTCCGTGCCGCCACGGCCCGAGAGCTGCGGTTCGGTGCTCGGCTCACCCGCGCGGATGGACGTCGTGGCGGTGCGTGAGCTCACCGTGACAACGGCAGTCGCCGGCTGA